GCGTGCCAGAATCCGCAGACGAGCTTGGCAGCGGACGCCGACATCGCGCAGACGGCGAAGCTGCTGCCGGCGGGCGCGCAGTGGGTCGGCTATTTGAGCCCCAAGGGCTTGGTGGATTTCGTCAGCGGGTTTGTGTTTGGCATGGCGCCGCCGGGCGCGGCGATGCCAGCGCTACCCGCGTTTCCCCAGACTCCCCCGATCGGATTCGCCGCCGAGGCCTCGGCCAAAGCACTCGACGTGCAGATCGTGATTCCCGGTGCGGCGATGAAGGGAGTCGGAACATACGTGACGCAGATGCACCAGATGATGGCCCCCACGCGGCAACCGCAGATACGCTAGATGCGCGCCGCGAGTTTGGGGCTTCGCTTTGCTTGTTTGATCCGGAGACATCGGCGACGGCGCGACTCCATGCCGCCGTCGCCGTAGGCTCCGGGTTGAACGACCCTTTCTCGGTCGGCTTGACACCCCATCGCCGCGGCCATAAATTGTGTGGTTTGCAGTGCACTGGGTCATCTTGGTCAGGCGGGTTTTCTGGCGGACCATGTGCCCGAAACCCTTTTGAGGGTCGAGATTAGCATGGCCGTACCTAAGCGACGACAATCGAATTCCAAAACCGGCAGCCGCCGGGCGCACGACGCCAAGAAGCCGCGGCAATTGACCTATTGCCGGCAGTGCAGCACGGCGGTGCCGACGCACGTGATCTGCCCCAAGTGCGGCTTTTACATGGGCCGCGCCATCGTGGAAACGGAAGTCTAGAGGCCGGCGGCCGGGGGCCAGGAATATCGCTCAGGGCTTGTTGGGAGGGCCTAGCCGGTGACGAAGCCCGCCTTGCTTTTTCCCGGCCAAGGGGCGCAGACCGTCGGCATGGGGCGGCAGTTGGCCGATTCGCTGCCCGCCGCCCGAGCGATTTACGACCGGGCCAACCGGCTTTTGGGCTTCGATCTGGCAAAGATTTGCTTCGAGGGACCGGCGGAACAGCTTGACTCGACGGTGTATAGCCAGCCAGCGATCTTTGTGACGAGCCTGGCCGCTCTTGAATCGCTGAAGGCCGCCTCGCCGGCCGTCATTGCCGAATGCGGTGCCGCGGCGGGTCTGAGTTTGGGGGAGTATTCGGCGCTCGTTTTCGCCGGGGTGATGGATTTCGAGTCCGGCCTGAAGGTCGTTCAAGAACGAGGGTCAGCAATGCAGGCCGCCTCCGATGCCGTGCCGAGCGGAATGGTGAGCATTCTCGGGCTCGAACTGCAACAGGTCGAAGCGCTTTGCCAGCGG
The genomic region above belongs to Pirellulales bacterium and contains:
- the fabD gene encoding ACP S-malonyltransferase, translated to MTKPALLFPGQGAQTVGMGRQLADSLPAARAIYDRANRLLGFDLAKICFEGPAEQLDSTVYSQPAIFVTSLAALESLKAASPAVIAECGAAAGLSLGEYSALVFAGVMDFESGLKVVQERGSAMQAASDAVPSGMVSILGLELQQVEALCQRAAQGDVLQVANLLCPGNIAVSGTQEACQRVMAMAAEAGAMRALPLAVAGAFHTPIMQPAVERLAAVLAGIQLRKPRVPVISNVDAQPHDDPEEIRQLLIRQVVSPVRWEESVRRLLAMGCDRFYEIGPGRVLRGLMKRIERKAECFGAME
- the rpmF gene encoding 50S ribosomal protein L32, producing MAVPKRRQSNSKTGSRRAHDAKKPRQLTYCRQCSTAVPTHVICPKCGFYMGRAIVETEV